The Ictidomys tridecemlineatus isolate mIctTri1 chromosome 6, mIctTri1.hap1, whole genome shotgun sequence genome includes a region encoding these proteins:
- the LOC101961325 gene encoding olfactory receptor 6C3 codes for MRNHTVPKEFILLGLTDDPELQVVIFICLIITYILSVAGNLTIITLTLVDSHLQTPMYFFLRNFSILEITFTTVCTPRFLGAIITKDKSISYDDCMAQLFFSIFLGTTEFYLLTTMSYDRYVAICKPLHYTTIMNKRVCILLVFCAWLAGFLNIFPLVILFHQLDYCGSNVIDHFACDYFALLNLSCSDKWLLQVVGVYSAIMILLFTLALIILSYMFIIRTILKLPSASQRKKAFSTCSSHMIVISISYGSCIFIYLNPSARETSSMTKRVTILNTSVAPMMNPFIYSLRNQQVKQAFKDTIQKVMHLSGK; via the coding sequence ATGAGAAATCACACTGTACCCAAAGAATTCATTCTACTAGGGCTAACAGATGACCCAGAGCTTCAGGTTGTgattttcatctgtttaattaTCACATATATATTGAGCGTTGCTGGAAATCTGACAATCATCACTCTCACCTTGGTGGACTCCCATCTACAGACTCCTATGTATTTCTTCCTCAGGAACTTCTCTATATTAGAAATCACCTTTACAACTGTCTGTACCCCTAGATTCCTGGGCGCAATTATTACTAAGGACAAATCAATTTCATATGATGATTGCATGGCTCAGTTGTTTTTCTCTATCTTCCTGGGTACAACTGAATTTTACCTTCTAACGACCATGTCCTATGATCGCTATGTAGCCATCTGCAAACCCCTGCATTATACCACCATCATGAACAAGAGAGTCTGCATATTGCTTGTGTTTTGTGCTTGGCTGGCAGGATTCTTAAACATCTTCCCACTAGTTATTCTTTTTCACCAGTTAGATTACTGTGGCTCCAATGTCATTGATCACTTTGCTTGTGACTACTTTGCCTTATTGAACTTATCCTGCTCAGACAAATGGCTCCTACAAGTGGTCGGAGTTTACTCTGCAATAATGATTCTGCTTTTCACTTTGGCATTAATAATTCTATCCTACATGTTCATCATAAGGACAATTTTGAAACTCCCTTCTGCCAGTCAGAGAAAAAAGGCATTTTCTACCTGTTCCTCTCACATGATTGTCATTTCCATCTCTTATGGAAGTTGCATATTCATTTATCTTAATCCCTCTGCAAGAGAAACATCATCAATGACCAAAAGAGTCACTATTCTCAATACCTCTGTTGCTCCCATGATGAATCCATTTATATACTCTCTGAGGAATCAGCAAGTGAAGCAAGCCTTTAAGGACACCATCCAGAAAGTGATGCATCTCTCTGGTAAATGA